GACCGTCACGCCGTCCGAGGGCACGGGCGCCGAGATCGGCTCCATGAGCATCGTCAAGGGCGCGCGCAACCTCGATCAGGCCAAGAAGTTCTATGAATGGGCGCTCACGCCGCAGGCCCAGCAGTTCGGCGCCGCGACCAAGCAGTTCCAGCTGCCGTCGAACAAGGGCACGCCGGTCGATGCGAACGTGCCCGACTTCAAGAAGATCAAGATGATCGACTACGACTACAAGAAATACGGTGCCAGCACCGAGCGCCGGCGCCTGATCGCGCGCTGGGAGAAGGACGTCAACTCGCTGCCGCGCTGATGGCCGCGTCACGGCCGCCAGCCGGCGCCGTCGCGGCGCGCCAGCCCAATGCCGCCCTCTGGTTCTGCGTCGCGGCTGGCCTGCTCGGCTACCTGGCGCTGCCCTGGTATGCGATCCAGGACACGAGCTGGTACCAGGCCCTGCCGCAGATCTTCAGCCAGGCCGAGGGTGCCAATGGCCTGATGCAGGCCGCCACGCAGGGCCGGGGCTGGCTGTTCATCGGCCTGCTCGGGCTGTTGCTGTGCGCGGCGGGCGCCCTGCAGCAGCCCGGCCGGGTGCAAGGGCGCTGGCTGCTGGCCGGCGGCCTGGTCGGCAGCGCGGGCCTGGCGGCCAGCGGTTTCCTGATCGGTGCGCGCGGCTGGAGCGTGGTGGTGCTCAACACCTGGTTCGGCGAACTCGCCATCAACCAGTTCGGCATCGGCGCGGGCGGCGCCGTGGCGCTGGCCGCGCTGGTGCTGCTGGCAGCCTTTGGCCTCGCGCGCTGCGGTTTCTTCCGGGGCGACCTGTTCGTCTCGGGCGCGGTGATCGGCTGCGGCGTGATGATGGCGCTGTTCATCGCCTACCCGGTGGCCAAGGCGCTGGCGGGCGCGTTCGTCGATGAAAACGGCCAGTGGTCGTTCGCGGGGTTGTTCGTGCGCATCGGCACCGAGCGCATCTGGGGCCTGGGCTGCCTGGCCGGCGGCCTGCGCTGCGGCGTGGCCTGGAACACGCTGTTCCTGGCGCTGCTGGCGGCGGCCGGCACCACCTTTCTGGGCACGCTGATGGCGCTGATGGCCGAGCGCGGCGGCCGGCGCTGGCAGGGGCCGCTCAAGGTGCTGGCCTTGCTGCCGATCATCACGCCGCCGTTTGTCGTGGGCCTGGGCCTGATCCTGCTGTTCGGCCGCGCGGGCGTGGTCAACCAGGCGCTCGAAGCCTGGTTCGGCATCGAGCCGACGCGCTGGTTCTACGGCCTGCCGGGCGTGCTGGTGGCGCAGCTCTTTGCCTTCACGCCCATCGCCTTCATGATCATGCGCGGCGTGGTGCAGGGCATCGCGCCCAGCCTGGAGGAGGCCGCGCAGATGCTGCGCGCCGACCGCCGGCGCACCTTTCTCACCGTCACGCTGCCGCTGCTCAAGCCGGGCCTGGCCAATGCCTTCCTGGTCGGCTTCATCGAGAGCATCGCCGACTTCGGCAACCCGGTGGTGGTGGGCGGCGATTTCTCGGTGCTGTCCACCGACATCTTCTTCGCCATCGTCGGCGCGCAGAACGACCCGGGCCGCGCGGCCTCGCTGGCCTGGATCCTCACGCTGTTCGCGCTCGCCGTGTTCGCGCTGCAGCGCGGCGTGCTTGGCCGGCAGAACTACACCACCGTCAGCGGCAAGGGCG
The sequence above is a segment of the Variovorax terrae genome. Coding sequences within it:
- a CDS encoding ABC transporter permease, which codes for MAASRPPAGAVAARQPNAALWFCVAAGLLGYLALPWYAIQDTSWYQALPQIFSQAEGANGLMQAATQGRGWLFIGLLGLLLCAAGALQQPGRVQGRWLLAGGLVGSAGLAASGFLIGARGWSVVVLNTWFGELAINQFGIGAGGAVALAALVLLAAFGLARCGFFRGDLFVSGAVIGCGVMMALFIAYPVAKALAGAFVDENGQWSFAGLFVRIGTERIWGLGCLAGGLRCGVAWNTLFLALLAAAGTTFLGTLMALMAERGGRRWQGPLKVLALLPIITPPFVVGLGLILLFGRAGVVNQALEAWFGIEPTRWFYGLPGVLVAQLFAFTPIAFMIMRGVVQGIAPSLEEAAQMLRADRRRTFLTVTLPLLKPGLANAFLVGFIESIADFGNPVVVGGDFSVLSTDIFFAIVGAQNDPGRAASLAWILTLFALAVFALQRGVLGRQNYTTVSGKGDAGIAMPLPDGVRRTIYAIAFPWIVFTVVVYLFAFAGGFVQTWGRDYTFTLNHFKTAFALEWGQFGLVWAGTAWNSLITTLKLAGLSAPITAGLGLLIAWLLARNEFRGQGAFEFGALLAFAIPGTVLGVSYILAFNVPPFELTGTGLIIVLCFMFRNLPVGVRAGTAAFKQLDRSLDDASLMLRASTSQTLFKVVLPLLKPALVAALVYSFVRAMTTVSAVIFLVTAENELATTYIIGRVGNGDYGVALAYCTVLIVLMSLAIALIQFVVGERRLGRRRPAPEAPAALPPQGGTASGPA